The genomic segment CTTCGTCTTCCCGCGCCGCATCATCACCCGCCAGGCCGATGCGCGCAGCGAGGATCACGACACCCTTACGATCGAGGCCTTCATCCAGACCAAGGCCCGCGGCGGCTTCGCCCTCGATTGGGAGGCGCATGGCCTGAGCTATGCCTTGCCCGCCAGCATCGATGATGACATCGCCGCCGGGCGCGTGGTCATCGTCAACACCTCCCGCGCCCTGGTGCCGGCCCTCGCCGCCCGCTACCGGCATCTGGTCGTGGTTTCCGTTTCCGCCCACCCCGATATCATCGCCCAGCGCCTCGCCAGCCGCGGCCGGGAGGATGCGGCCACCATCGCCAGGCGCCTCAGCCGCATGCAGGTCGAGGAAAGCCTGCGCTCGGACGCCATCCTCATCGAGAACTCCGGCCCCATCGAAATGGCCGGCCAGCGCTTCGTCCACGTCCTCGAGGACGCCGCCCTCGATATCGAGGACGGCAAGGCCCGGCTCGGCGAGGACTAGCCCCTAGGCCCCGTCCATCAGGGCCAGCATCATCTCGCCCACGCTCCGCCCGCCCCCCGGTGGCCACACCAGCCGCAGCGGCAGCGCGTGCTCTTCCCCCAGCGGCACCCGTCCCAGGTCCCCCCGGATATTGCTCACCGAGGCTTCCGGCAGCACCGAGAGGAACCCGTGATGGAGGATGAGGTTGACGATCACGGGGATCGAGTCGATCTCGATCAGCGTGAGCTTTTCGCGCTGCGCCTCGCCCAGCGTGGCGTCGAGATAGCGCGTCACCGCCTGCCGCAGCCCGCTCTTGGGG from the Youhaiella tibetensis genome contains:
- the phnN gene encoding phosphonate metabolism protein/1,5-bisphosphokinase (PRPP-forming) PhnN; this encodes MTRSAPDKSPTREDAGATGAFIAVVGPSGSGKDSIINYARDHLLGRPNFVFPRRIITRQADARSEDHDTLTIEAFIQTKARGGFALDWEAHGLSYALPASIDDDIAAGRVVIVNTSRALVPALAARYRHLVVVSVSAHPDIIAQRLASRGREDAATIARRLSRMQVEESLRSDAILIENSGPIEMAGQRFVHVLEDAALDIEDGKARLGED